CGCCTAGTTCAGCACCCCTAGTTCAGCACCACCTGTTCCGCCGGACTGTGTACTGTGTGCAACGTACTGTGTGCAACGCCGTGCGCAACGCCCTGTGCAACGCCGTGCTCAACTCGGACGGTGCGGCTGAGATGGTTTGCTTGGATAGTTCGTCTGGGATAGTTCGTTTGGGATAGTTCGGCTCTAGGGAAAGGGGGGTGAGCCATTGAGTATAGATCCGGAGATCTTCTGTTGTTGCCCACGCCTAGCGATCTGGTCATGGATCTAGCAAATTTTCCCTGGTTAACCACCACCATCCTGTTCCCCATTGTCGGTGCCCTTCTAATTCCCTTCATCCCGGATAAGGGCGACGGCAAGACCATCAAATGGTATGCCCTAACCATCGGCTTAATCGACTTCATTATCCTGGTGTATGCCTTTTACACCCGCTATGACTTCGCCAACCCCGATTTACAACTGGTGGAAAGTTACCCTTGGGTTCCCCAAATTGACCTCAACTGGTCTGTGGGAGCCGACGGCCTTTCTATGCCCCTGATCCTGCTCACGGGCTTTATCAGCACCCTGGCGGTTTTGGCCTCCTGGCCGGTCACCCTCAAGCCCCGGCTGTTTTATTTCCTGATCCTGTCCATGTATGGGGGACAGATCGCGGTATTTGCGGTCCAGGATATGTTGCTGTTTTTCCTGACCTGGGAACTAGAGCTGATCCCGGTCTATCTTCTGCTCTCCATTTGGGGGGGGAAAAAGCGGCAATATGCAGCCACCAAGTTCATTCTCTACACCGCCGGTAGCTCCCTCTTTATTTTGGTGGGAGCCTTCGCCATGGCCTTCTATGGGGACACCATCACCTTTGACTTTACGGCTCTGGCAGCTAAGAACTATGCCATTGGCTTCCAGTTATTGGTCTATGCCGGGTTCTTGGTGGCCTATGGGGTGAAGTTGCCCATTGTGCCCCTCCACACCTGGCTTCCCGATGCCCACGGCGAGGCCACTGCGCCAGTGCACATGTTGCTGGCGGGCATTTTGCTGAAAATGGGAGGTTATGCCCTCATTCGCATGAATGCTGGCTTTCTACCGGAGGCCCATGCCCAATTTGCCCCTGTTCTGGTGATTTTGGGCATTATTAACATTATCTATGCGGCCCTCACGTCTTTTGCCCAACGGAACCTTAAACGCAAAATCGCCTATTCGTCCATTTCCCACATGGGCTTTGTCTTGATTGGCATTGGTTCCTTTACGGACATTGGCATGAGCGGCGCGATGCTGCAAATGATTTCCCACGGTTTGATTGGGGCTAGCCTCTTCTTTTTGGTGGGGGCCACCTACGATCGCACCCATACCCTGATGTTGGATGAAATGGGAGGCGTGGGCAAACACATGAAGAAGCTGTTTGCCATGTGGGTCACTTGTTCCATGGCTTCCCTAGCCTTGCCGGGTATGAGTGGTTTTGTGGCGGAACTGATGGTGTTTGTGGGCTTTGCCACCAGTGATGCCTATAGCGTCACCTTCCGCTTGGTGGGGGTGATTTTGGCAGCGGTGGGGGTGGTGCTGACCCCCATCTATCTCCTGTCCATGTTGCGAGAAATCTTCTACGGTCCAGAAAATAAGGAACTCTCAGAGTCCCAAAATCTGGTGGATGCGGAACCCCGCGAAATCTACATTATTGCCTGTTTGTTGGTGCCCATTATCGGCATGGGGTTCTATCCCAAAATCGTGACCCAGATCTACGATGCCACGGCTGGCAAGATTACCGATCGCCTGCGGGGTGCGGTGCCCAGTTTAGCCGATCACCCTTCCCCTGCTCCCGGTTCCTTTTTTGAGGGTCTGGAGTTGGCCCAGGCTCCGGCGATCGCCGACTAAGCCTTTGTCCCTCTCCCGTTCTGGGAGAGGGATTTAGGGTGAGGGTAGCCAACGCGGGATGCACCCGGTTCAACCGAATGGGTTCTAGCCATCCAATCCCCGATCTGGTGTGACAGGTCGGGGATTTTTATGACTTTGGCGATCACGTTTAAAAACAAAACAAATAGGGCAGGCACTGGGAGCCTACCCTACTTCGCCAAAATTGGCATATTAACCCGATCAACTGGGATATTACAACAAATAATGGGCAGAGGGAGACTTGAACTCCCATGACCGAAGCCGCCGCATTTTGAGTGCGGTGCGTCTACCAATTCCGCCATCCGCCCAGGGACTTAGCTTTATTATTATAGCGGCTTTTGGTCGAACGCAACAATTCTTCATACATAGCACTGCTGCCCCAGCGATCGATCTCCCTGGCCCGCAATACCGGTAGAGGATGGGTGAGGGGGGCGGTTTGCAGTTGTTGGATCAGTTGGCCCAGTTCCGTGGCACTGGATCCGTCATAGGCTTTGGCCTGGTCAATGAAGGCATCCAGGTTTAACTGAGCCGCCAATTGGGGCGATCCCCCCGTCAGTTTCATCAACACCGAAGCCACCACCCTGGGGTCTTGGCTGACCAGGAGAGCCGCCCGATCGCAGGTAAATTCGGCACAGCGGACCCACTCCATCAGTTGTTCCTGGAGATTCTGGGCCAGGGTCAGTCCCCAGTTGGGAATTTGCTCCGCCGCCAACACCAATAGATTGGCGAGGGTTAAGTAAACCCCATGGTCACATTTCAGGTGTCCCAATTCATGGGCCATCACCGCTTGGATCTCCGGCAGGGTCAGCAGATCCAGCAGGGCGGTGTGGATGACCATGAAGGGCTGCTTGCCCCGCATGGCGAAGGTGTAGGCATTGGGGACGGGGTTTTGGCGGATGTAGAGGGCGGGAGGCTCCAGATCCAGGATTTGGGCAGCTTCCTGGAGAAGTTGGTGGAGGTGGGGCAGTTGGCGATCGCTGACCAAAATGCTGGCGGCCATATTTTCCAGGTAAAAATATTGCTCAGCAACCGGGGCCAACAGGTTCCGAATCACCAGATCAAAACCGGGCAACTGTTTGAGGGCAGTGGTGGCCTCGTAGTCTAAGGGATGGCGAAAGGCATCGGCTTGGAGTCCCTTGAGGGTAATTTTGGGGGCGTTCATTGTAGTCAAGGCAGGGAGAGGGAATCAGAGGGGGAAAAGGGGTGCGCTAGGGTAATTGGTTGGGATCCAGCCCCAGGGATCGGATATAGTCCGCGAGGCGATCGGCCCGTTGCCGCTCCTGCTGGGCTTGGCTCTGGGCGGTGTCGGCCCGTTGCCGCTCCTGCTGGGCTTGGCCCTGGGCGGTGTCGGCCCGTTGTCGTTCCCACAGCCACTGCTGACGGGTCACCTCCGGTAGAACCTGGGGTTGACCTTGGTCATCAAACCAGGCCAGTAGCTCCTGATCGATGCCCCACAGGGTTTGCTGATGTCGCCCCAACCCTAAGCCCACCTCCGGCATCCAGTAGGGTTCCCCCCCCTGGAGGGCGTACTGGCCTTGGATCAGTTTGTAGACTTCCAAGGGTCGATGGCGATCGCGCCGCCAAAATTCAGGGTTATAAATCGCGTAATATAAGACCCCCAGACGGCCATAGAGGGCCATTTTGTCCCCATATTCCCCCCCCGGTTTATGGGACACCATTTCCAGCACTAAGGTGGGCACCATCCAGTTTTCTTCCCAGAGGGCATAGCTGCGGCGGGATTTGCCTCCCTTTTTCCGCTCCACGTTCAAACTCAAGAAACCGTCGGGCACTACGGGGATCCTGGGGTTTTCCCCAGTGGTGTGGTACACCGCCATATCGACTCCAAAATACCAATCTTGGCGATCGGCCCAAAGACTAGCTAAGGCGAACAGTAACAGATTGGGGAGTAAGTTCTGATCTTCATTGTCCACAGGGGTATCGTCGGAACAGGGGAGTTCCTCGGTGGAAGGGAGGAGTTGGGGATTAAGTTGGGGATTAAGTTGGGGGTCAACTGAGAGCATTGCTGTTGTCTCCAGGGGGAACAGCAGGGGCTTGAATCTTGCTGTTAGTGTAGACGATTCCTAGGGCACCTCGATTAATTGGGTTGGGCGGCGAAGCCGCCCAACCCAACCCCTATTCTTGCGTTGGTCCAGGGGCGAGAATTTGGATTTTTCGAGGTGCCCCCTAGGGGGTAAGGCTGGCCATGACGGCTTGGAGCCGATCCACCGTTCGTTGGTTTTCTTCGGGACTCCCCACCGTGATCCGTAGTCCGCCCCCCGTGTGGCGAATGAGGCTGCCCCGCTGGGCCATGTGTTGGCAGATGTGGGCTAGGGTTGCCCCTGGTGCTGATTTAGGGGATCCAGCCTTAGGGGATCCAGCATCAGGGGATCCAGCCTCAGGCCGTAGCTGGAGGAACAGGAAATTAGCGGCGCTGGGGTACACCTGGAACGGGGGCAACTGGCCTAGGGCTTGGGCGAGGGTCGATCGCTCCTGGCGCAGTTCTGATAAACAGCCCAAGAGGTCTTGGCGGTGTTGTAGGGCTACGATCGCCGCTGCCTGGGCAAAACTGGGCAAATTGTAGGGCAACCGCACCCGTTCCAGGGCCGCAATCAGACCGGGGTTAGCCACCCCATAGCCGACCCGATGGCCCGCCAACCGGAACCCCTTGGAAAAGGTGCGTAGGACAATCCAGTTGGGCCGGGTCAGGGCTTCCGCCACCACGGTGGTTTGGCTAAATTCAAAATAGGCTTCATCAATGACCACCAAAATCTCCTCTGGCACCTGGCGCAGCCAGTCCAATTCCGTTTCGGTCAGGGCATTGGCGGTGGGGGAGTTGGGATGCACCACAAACAGCAGGCGCAGGGGGGGGCTGGCGGGGGACTCTAGGGCGGCTTGGGCTGCGTCCAGGTCCAGGGCAAAGGTGTGGGGCGATCGCGTTCCCCGCTGCACCGACACCCCCAAGGTTTCGGCAATGACCCCATACATGGAAAAGGTGGGTTCTGCCACCCACACGGAACCGGCTCCCCCCACACAGGTGGCAATGACCAGGGATCGAATTAACTCATCGGATCCATTGCCCACGGTCAAGTGCTCAACCCCCAGGGTTTCCCCGGAACCCAGGGCTTCCTGGACATAGGCTGCTAGCTCGGTTTTCAGCTCGCTGTGACTGCCATCGGGGTAGCGGTTGCTGTGGAGATGGTGGCAATAGCTCCAGGCCAGCTTTTCCTTGAGGGCCAGGGGCAGGTCGTAGGGGCTTTCGTTGGTGTCCAGTTGATCGACCCGGTCTGTGGGGCCGATCGCTGCTCCACTATGGCCGGGATTGGCGGTATAGCCCCCCAACTGGGCAAGGCTAGGGCGCAGGTAGGGTAAGGACGGAACCATAGGACAACTCCAACTCAGGGAACGATCGAGGGCTAGGCTATCAACTGAAGCGGCAACCTGGGGCGATTAATCTACCAGGAATAAACCGGCACGAATAAACCAAGGGGGCAACCTACAGGGACTAACCTACAGGGACTAACCTACAGGGACTAACCTACAGGGACTAAGAGACCCCATGGGGGCTGGGTTGATGTTCCTGGAGGAACTCGATCGCCTGCCCCAGGGACAAGGGCTTGGCATAGAAATAGCCTTGGCCGTAGCTACAACCCATATCCGCCAGCAATTCCCCCTGGGTTGCCTGTTCAATCCCTTCCGCCACCACCGTCATCCCCAGGGCATGGGATAAATCGATAATGGCCTTGCAAATACTGCGGCTACTGGCATTGTCCTCCAGTTCCTGCACAAAGGATTTATCCAGCTTGAGGGTGTCAAACTGGTACTGGTTCAGGTACCCCAGGCTGGAATAGCCGGTGCCAAAATCATCCAAGGTCAAGGGAAAGCCCAACTGGCGACACTCCTCCATCCAGCGGGGAGCCAGTTGACTATCCATCAGCGTTCGTTCCAGAATTTCTAGCTTGATCCGCTGGCGGGGGATCCCATAGCATTGGGCTTGGTTCACCAAATAATCTGTCAGTCCTGGCTCCTCAATCTGGCGATTGGCAATGTTGAGGCTAATGAAGGGGGTATTCCCGGTCACCTGTTCCATTTGGCGCATGGCCTCAAAGGCGGTTTTCACCACCCACTCCCCCACGGGAATAATCAGGGATGTACATTCCGCCAAGGGCATAAAAATACTGGGGGGCACTAACCCTCGGCTGGGGCTATACCAGCGGGTCAAGGCTTCAAAGCCCACTACTGTATTACTGGCTAAATGTAAGATCGGTTGGTATACCAGCTTTAGCTCTCCGTCCCTGATGGCGCTCTGGAGTTCGCTTTCCATGCGGATCAGGTCTACTGCTTGGGAGATGCGGGGTAGGAGATCCGTCCTTTCCCTTAAACCGATGCTAAAGTTGGGGCTATTGCGCCTCCGGAAGTGGGTGCTTTCCATGCGCAGATACCCCAGCACCACAAACAACAACATGCGCAAAATGGGGTCAGCGGACTGGATCCGCTCATCCACCTGTTCCCGGGTCACCAAGGTCAACAGGGTGTCCGTGAGGGCACGGGCCGAGGCCGATCGGGTGCGCCCATCCACCAGCGCCAGTTCCCCGAAAATGGCCCCTGGCTCTAGCACCGACAGCACATAAAGCTGATCCTCTAGGGTCGTGAAAATTTCGACACTACCCTGGTCAATGATGTAGGCATAATCCCCTCGATCGCCTTCAGTGAAGATGCACTCCCCCGG
The nucleotide sequence above comes from Prochlorothrix hollandica PCC 9006 = CALU 1027. Encoded proteins:
- the ndhD1 gene encoding photosynthetic/respiratory NAD(P)H-quinone oxidoreductase subunit D1; the protein is MDLANFPWLTTTILFPIVGALLIPFIPDKGDGKTIKWYALTIGLIDFIILVYAFYTRYDFANPDLQLVESYPWVPQIDLNWSVGADGLSMPLILLTGFISTLAVLASWPVTLKPRLFYFLILSMYGGQIAVFAVQDMLLFFLTWELELIPVYLLLSIWGGKKRQYAATKFILYTAGSSLFILVGAFAMAFYGDTITFDFTALAAKNYAIGFQLLVYAGFLVAYGVKLPIVPLHTWLPDAHGEATAPVHMLLAGILLKMGGYALIRMNAGFLPEAHAQFAPVLVILGIINIIYAALTSFAQRNLKRKIAYSSISHMGFVLIGIGSFTDIGMSGAMLQMISHGLIGASLFFLVGATYDRTHTLMLDEMGGVGKHMKKLFAMWVTCSMASLALPGMSGFVAELMVFVGFATSDAYSVTFRLVGVILAAVGVVLTPIYLLSMLREIFYGPENKELSESQNLVDAEPREIYIIACLLVPIIGMGFYPKIVTQIYDATAGKITDRLRGAVPSLADHPSPAPGSFFEGLELAQAPAIAD
- a CDS encoding M48 family metallopeptidase, which codes for MNAPKITLKGLQADAFRHPLDYEATTALKQLPGFDLVIRNLLAPVAEQYFYLENMAASILVSDRQLPHLHQLLQEAAQILDLEPPALYIRQNPVPNAYTFAMRGKQPFMVIHTALLDLLTLPEIQAVMAHELGHLKCDHGVYLTLANLLVLAAEQIPNWGLTLAQNLQEQLMEWVRCAEFTCDRAALLVSQDPRVVASVLMKLTGGSPQLAAQLNLDAFIDQAKAYDGSSATELGQLIQQLQTAPLTHPLPVLRAREIDRWGSSAMYEELLRSTKSRYNNKAKSLGGWRNW
- a CDS encoding Uma2 family endonuclease, which codes for MLSVDPQLNPQLNPQLLPSTEELPCSDDTPVDNEDQNLLPNLLLFALASLWADRQDWYFGVDMAVYHTTGENPRIPVVPDGFLSLNVERKKGGKSRRSYALWEENWMVPTLVLEMVSHKPGGEYGDKMALYGRLGVLYYAIYNPEFWRRDRHRPLEVYKLIQGQYALQGGEPYWMPEVGLGLGRHQQTLWGIDQELLAWFDDQGQPQVLPEVTRQQWLWERQRADTAQGQAQQERQRADTAQSQAQQERQRADRLADYIRSLGLDPNQLP
- a CDS encoding histidinol-phosphate transaminase; protein product: MVPSLPYLRPSLAQLGGYTANPGHSGAAIGPTDRVDQLDTNESPYDLPLALKEKLAWSYCHHLHSNRYPDGSHSELKTELAAYVQEALGSGETLGVEHLTVGNGSDELIRSLVIATCVGGAGSVWVAEPTFSMYGVIAETLGVSVQRGTRSPHTFALDLDAAQAALESPASPPLRLLFVVHPNSPTANALTETELDWLRQVPEEILVVIDEAYFEFSQTTVVAEALTRPNWIVLRTFSKGFRLAGHRVGYGVANPGLIAALERVRLPYNLPSFAQAAAIVALQHRQDLLGCLSELRQERSTLAQALGQLPPFQVYPSAANFLFLQLRPEAGSPDAGSPKAGSPKSAPGATLAHICQHMAQRGSLIRHTGGGLRITVGSPEENQRTVDRLQAVMASLTP
- a CDS encoding EAL domain-containing protein, translated to MDYRYYDRLRQRRLKPGECIFTEGDRGDYAYIIDQGSVEIFTTLEDQLYVLSVLEPGAIFGELALVDGRTRSASARALTDTLLTLVTREQVDERIQSADPILRMLLFVVLGYLRMESTHFRRRNSPNFSIGLRERTDLLPRISQAVDLIRMESELQSAIRDGELKLVYQPILHLASNTVVGFEALTRWYSPSRGLVPPSIFMPLAECTSLIIPVGEWVVKTAFEAMRQMEQVTGNTPFISLNIANRQIEEPGLTDYLVNQAQCYGIPRQRIKLEILERTLMDSQLAPRWMEECRQLGFPLTLDDFGTGYSSLGYLNQYQFDTLKLDKSFVQELEDNASSRSICKAIIDLSHALGMTVVAEGIEQATQGELLADMGCSYGQGYFYAKPLSLGQAIEFLQEHQPSPHGVS